The following is a genomic window from Bremerella alba.
ATAATCCGTGATTATTGACGGCAATCCGGTAGGTTCCTTCTTGCTTCAGTGGCACGTCGAACACGCTACGATAGCGTAAGGTGGCTTGGTTCTCCGCTTCCACGGTCGAACCGTCTGGTGCGGTGACCACTAGGTTGGTCAATCGAAGTGGAAAGTGGTTGAAGTAGAACAAGTCATTGGAAACCGCGGCATCGACTGTCACCAGCGGTTCCGCTCCGGAAAGGACGGTTTGCGATGGGAGCAACCAAACCTTATGGGCGAAGGCCGACAGCGGAAGGCAGACCAGCAGGGCGATCGCTGGAATGAAAGAACGAAGCATGAGAATATCTCCTGAAAGGGAAAGTAAGTGTTGAATAGAAGTTAAGGTGATTGATCGTTGTTCAAGGTGCTTTTCGCATGACTACGGTTTGAGTGTCAACGAAACCTTGCCGAGCTCTTCCTTACCACGCACTTCTTCTTTAAAAGGTTTGTCCTTAGGCCAGCTGAACGGAATCTCAAGTAATTCGCGGCCTCCGACTTCCCGAGCGGCTTCGACAATGAGCGTGTATTTGCCGGGTTTCAAAGTAGAAAGCTGCTTGTCCGAGTGGGAAAACTCTAACTCGTGCGTACCAGCCGGCCGCGTCGCTCCGCTGACTCCATCAACTGGAAGGTCAAGACTTCGACCTGTTCTTCGCCACCACTGACGTAGATCCGGCAGCCACTTCGTGCCGACTTCATCGCCAGCAGAATCCTGTTGGTACCAGACGGCCAGATTAGAGACGACTTTGCGATTTCCGTCTTGAACCCAGACCGCGATGTAAGGGCGGTGGTATTCTGAGACATTCAGCCGGGGGATCTCGACACGTACCTCCATCTCAGCCGCTGTTGCCCGATGAACAACAGGCAATACAAAGCATAATGTCACAAGGGCAAGGGGCAGTTTGCTCAGCATAGAAAATAAGCTCCTGAAGGAGATTTGAGGCTTCTTTAGTGGATAAACAGCATCGCCAAAAGCAATGGTAAGATCAGACCGAGAGTCACCAGTGGCCAGGTCATTCGACGGTGACGAGCGTGGAAATACAGCAAAAACAAGCCGGTAATGCAGAAGATCAGTGTGGCGACCGCGAACAAATCAATAAACCACTTCCAGGCAGTTCCCGTGTTGCGTCCCTTGTGCAAATCGTTGAAATAAGAGACCCAACCGCGATTGGTGTGTTCGTATTCGACGAAACCACTGGTTCGATCGATCGCGAGCCAAGCATCTGAACCGGGGCCTTGCATCGACAGATAGATCTCTTCGTCCGACCATTCCGCAGTTCGCGAGCCAATCGATTTCCCGAATTGAGCACTGAGCCAACCTGCCAATTCAGGAGGAAGCGGAGCGTTGCCATCGATCGAAAGCTCACTAAGCGACGTGAGCATGTCAGGTGGTATCTCGGCAGAAAGCGTTCTGACTACCGGCTCGACGGTTATCTCACTGGGGTGATTTAAAGTAATCCCAGTTATGGTGAACAGCAGCATTCCCATCAAGCAAAGGGCGGAACTGATCCAGTGCCATTGGATCATGGTACGCATCCAGTATGCCCGGCGTTTTTTATCGCGAACGGGCTGCGCGGTGGCCCCAGATATGTCGGACGACTTTACTTCTGCCAAGGTAGGATCTCGGAGTGAAGGCGGGTGAGACAGTATCTCAATAACGTCTATTTAGCGAGTCTATCCCCTTCGCACGCAATTAGCAAGCAGAGTAACTAAATCGAAAGAAGCGGTTCTTAAGCCGAGTAGCCACAGTCAGCGATATATATCATTAACTGGCTAACGACTGCCTTGCGAGTTAATTCGATGCCCGATATCTTAAAGGGAAATAGATCGCGTTTCTCATAGCGACTGCCAAGCCATATCTACCAGCTAGGCATAGCCATTAGGCAATTTCTGAACAGGCGTTTCGGATAACTTTTGTCACGAAACATTCCGCTTCAGTCGCTGCCGTGATTCCCCCAATCGCCGAATTTGGGCCTCACGAACTCCCTTTTTACTCGCCAGGAAGATGCATCTCGAAAGCCGCGTCATTGATTCTTTGATTTGAATCATAGCGGCAATCACGCAGATGTGATTTCTTCCAAGCAGCTCCACCGAAATCCTGATTGATCGAAGGACGACGTATGTCTAGCGAGAAGATATCCCAGGACGAAGCGATTCAAACAACTCCGTTGCGTGTCGATGACCTCGTCAAGACATTCCACCAAGGAACGAACTTGGTGAAGGCCTTGAACGGCGTTTCGCTCTCTGTTTCAAAAGGCGAGTTCACTGCCATCATGGGCCCTAGCGGCTGTGGCAAGAGCACACTGCTGCACGTCATGGCAGGTCTAACTCGACCTGAATCAGGTGCGGTTTGGGTGGAAGGAGAAAAACTGTCGAGCTTGTCTGACGCCAGGCTGACGGATTTTCGGCGTCGACGAATCGGACTGGTCTTCCAGCAGTTCAACTTGGTGGCAGCGTTGACCGCGCTGGAGAATGTGATGCTTCCTCTCATGGCAGAAGGGGGAAGGGGAACTGCGGGAGCGAAGGATAGAGCCAAGCAATTGCTCGATCGCCTGGGTCTTGGCGACCGTTTCGGGCATCGCCCCGACGCCATGAGTGGTGGCGAGCAACAGAGAGTGGCGATCGCTCGAGCCCTGGTTGCGGATCCGGCGATTATCCTGGCGGACGAACCAACAGGAAGTCTTGACTCGGGCAACGGCAACGCGATCTGTTCTCTGCTGAAGGAGCTGAATCAAGAGGAAGGACGAAGCATTGTCATGGTAACGCATGAGCCTGCCGTTGCGGCTTGGGCCGGTCGGGTTGTCGTGATGAAAGATGGTGTTGTTTGTTCCGATTGGCATGCTGAACAGTTCCCCGATGCCCAATCGTTAGCGATTCGGTATCAAGAAATTGTCTCCGGCCAAGCCGCGGTAGGTGCTGTATGAATCTGACATGGAAATTATTTCTCGCCCACGCGAGACAGCAAAAGGTTCGCTTTCTTCTAACTGCCATGGCAATGATCTCTGCAATTGGGGTCGTTTTGTGGGTAGTCTCCGCCTATGAGGCGATCGCTTCGCAATTCGACGAACAGACAGAAGACTTTGCGGGGAATTACACAACGTTCGTTGTGCCGAAAGATGCGGATCAGAGGATTTCGCAAGAGATAATCTCCGCCGTGTCGAACCATCCGGCCGTAGAGTCGGCTAATCCGGTAATCCAGTTCAAAATGATGTTCCGTCGCGCCGATCCATTACCAGATGGGGGTTCCTCACCGCGACGATTCTGGCCAAGTGTTGTAGGTACCAATTCCACCGGCTCCCGCTATCCACTTTTGGATGGAAGATGGCTTGATCCGAATACCGAGACCGAGACCGTCGTTAGCAGCGGCGTCGCGGACGCGCTTTCGTTGAAACCGGGTGACGCAATTCAATTTCGCACGGAAAGTGAAGAAGTCGTCAAGCTGAATGTGGTTGGCATCGTCCAGCAACCTGAAGCTGAAGTTGAGTTCGCGATGACGCGGACAAAAGGTGGAGCTCCTGGAGGTGTTAATCGTGGGCCGGCGTCGCTGGCAGCCTACGTGCCCAGACAATTGGTTTCCCGGCTAGTCGGCGTTGCAGATACTGCGAATTTATTGGAGGTTCGATTGAAGCCTTCCAAGAAAGCGGACGTGTTAGAGGAAACGATTGCTTCGGCCAGCCCGGCGGTGGAACTCCTTCGAACGGAGGATATCCGCTCGAAGATTTCGTCTGGATTTGAAGCAGAAGGGGCACGGAAGCAAGCGTATTTCGTCACGGCACTATCGATCCTAGCCTCGGCGTTCATTATCTTCACGACTCTTAGCATGGGGGTCAATGAACGCGCTCGACAAATGGCCGTGCTTCGCGCGGTGGGGCTTCGTCGCTCGCAAGTTGCTTGGCTCGTGTTGGCCGAAGCCCTGGTTCTGGCCATGTTTGGCTGGGTCGGAGGCATGGCCGGTGGTTGGTTCTTGCTGCAGATACTTGCCAATGCCACTCCGGATTTGTTCCCAAACGGTATCCAATTGGGAATGGCGAGCGTACTGTTGACGGGGCTCTGTTCATTTCTCGGCGCGCTTTTGGCCTCGGTGTTTCCCATTTGGAAGGCAACCCGCATTAGTCCCTTGGAAGCGATGGCTCCAACACCGATCCGTCCCAAGAACAGTCGGTGGTATGTTGGTGCCACGCTAGTCAGCTTGCTGTTGATTGCCGTCAATCCCGTGCTGGTCTATGCGGTATCCATGCCCGAACGGCTTCGATTCGTCTTGATTCTGTTACTGGGCGCACCGGCGACTATCCTGGGTTTTGCACTACTGGCTCCGCTCGTTGTACTTGGTGTCGAACGGCTTTGTAGTCCACTGATCGCCGTGACAATGCGGCTTCAACTAGGACTGGTCAAAAGCCAGCTGAGTACCAACATGTGGCGGACCACGGGAATTACGGCCTCGTTAATGCTGGGGCTGGGGCTTTATACGGCAACACAGGTGTGGGGCCATTCCATGCTCGGAGGGTTTCTGCCGGGACGTTGGACGCCAGACACGATTGTCAAGTTCGCCAACGGTCTACCGATCGAACAGTTTAAGCAGATCGCCCAGGTGAACGGAGTTAATCCCGAGCGTTGTATAAAAATTGCCGTCGAACAAACCAAACTCGTCGGCGATCCGCTCAAAGCGGCGGAACGAGATTCGGCCGTTCGACAAGACAACGTCTCCCTGATCGGGATCGATTGCGAAAAGGCTTTTTCCGGAAGCGATCCTCTGTTTCACCTTACGTTCCTGCAAGGCGACCAAGAGGAAGCACTCGCGAAACTAAAAGAGGGGCGTTATTGCTTGGTGCCGGATACGTTTGATCGTCTCGCTGGGCTGAAGGTAGGCGATCGGATCACGATGATTCCTCCTAATCGCCCTAAAGATCCGGTCGAATACACAATCGCCGGCATCGTTTCTATGCCTGGTTCCAACTGGATCACGAAAACCACGGGGCTTCGACGCCATTTCGTACGAACTGCAGGGATTGTTTTCGCTCCGGAAACCGAAGTTCGAGAAGACTTTGCCTTACCGGTACTCGAGTATCTCTGGCTGGATCCTGAATCGGACGTGACGGGCGAGCAATTGCAGAAGAACCTCATGTCGCTAGTTGCCGCAGGACCATCCGTCCAGGCTGAAGCACGTGAACCAGGAGGCATCGGGCCAGGACGCCGCGTCGGAGGCTTAGGACGCGATGAATTGCAGGTTACATCGCTGGAAGATGTTCGCAAAAGCATGCGGGGTCGTGGAGGCGCTGCAATTGCGGCAATGGGTTGGCTTCCGCTGATCACGCTTCTCGTGGTGTCGTTGGGAATTGTGAATACGATGGCGGCGTCGGTTCGCGCACGACGCTGGGAATTTGGCATCCTGCGAGCCGTTGGTTTACGACGCTTCGGTTTGGTCAAGCTTATCGTTTCAGAAGCGATCATGATCGGGCTGGTTGCCAGCGGTCTAAGCTTAGCATTTGGGATACTGACCGGATGGACCTGTCTGGGATTAGTCCGGTATGTCAGTAATCAATGGTTCGAGGGCGTTAGCACGCCGTTGGTTGTGCCGTGGTCCTCGCTTGTGTTTGGTTATGTTCTCACTTTTGTTCTTTGCTTTTTAGCGGCGATCTGGCCAGCGATCACATCAGGCAGGTCAGAACCTCTGTCGTTATTGCAGTCTGGTCGCGCATCTACATAGAACGACAACCATCTTATTTGGAAAGTACTCTGATGAATTTCTCTTCTCAGACGTCTCCACCGTTGGTGGTTGAGAGAGTCGTTAAGAAATTTAGGCGTGCCCAGACAGTCGTCACTGCGTTGAGCGGTGTCGACCTAACGGTTCGTGCAGGCGAGTTCATGGTCATCATGGGTGCTTCCGGATCAGGTAAGAGCACCTTACTGCACGCCATGGCGGGTTTGACCGATGTGGACGAAGGGAAAGTGCTTGTCAATGGTCAGGATCTTTCTCCGCTCAGCGATGTTCAATTGACTAAATTTCGCGGAAAAGAAATTGGGCTGGTATTCCAGGCTTTTAACCTGATTCCAAGTTTGAGCGCGGAAGAGAACATTCGACTGCCTGCTCCTGCCGGTAGCGATCTTGCCGAGCGTGTCGTTCAGCTACTTCAGCGGCTTAACCTCCAAGGCAGGAGACTTCATAAGCCTGGCGCATTATCAGGCGGAGAGCAACAACGCGTTGCCATCGCCAGAGCTTTGATCTGTGATCCGGCAATTGTTCTGGCGGACGAACCAACGGGAAGCCTCGACTATGACGCAGGACAGCATATTTGCCAACTGCTGCAGGAGTTGGCAAGGGACCATGGGCGTACCATTATCGCGGTTACTCACGAGCCGAATGTTGCTATGTGGGCGGATCGGGTAGTCGTAATGCGGGACGGGAGGAACGTCGACGAATTCAATCCTGACGGCTCTCGTGACCCGCAGAAGGTGGCCATTCAGTACCAAGGTTTGTTGCGTCGTCCGATGGAGTCCGTTTGATGCAGAAGGTGTTACCCCTGGCCTGGGCGTTTTTATGGGAGTCTCCAGTTCGCGTGATGCTCGCCATCGTGGCTACAGCGGCCGCGACATGCCTGGTTATCTGGATCGCAAGTGGCTACGACGCGTTAGAAAAAACGTTCGACGATTATGCCAATCTATCCATGGGACGCTACGAGTTGGCCATTGCGCCTATTGGCCTGAAAGAAGAAGCGTTCGTCCCACCGGAAGTGCTCGAGGACCTGAAGTCAGATACCCGTGTGACAATTGCTGATCCGATGTGGGTTTATCGTGCGGAAGTACTCCCGCCCAGATCCGCGAGCCGATCCGTTCATCGCGGCAGAGGCTCTGATGAAGATGGTCCGCCAAAGGGATTTGACGGAGGTCCGAATGCCAGACCTCCTGGTAGTTTGCCGGGTACGTTGTTGCTGATCACCGACGCCTCGGAAGCACCATTCGAGATGCTTCGAGGCGATTGGCTGTCTACGGAAGCAGTGAATGTACCGCAAGCGGTAGTCCGAACGGAGACGGCAGAAAGGATGGCGATTGATGTTGGCGATAGGCTGACGCTGAAGCAGGATGATCAAGATCATCAGTTGCAGGTGATTGGAATTCTCAATGCGCCTAAGCTGAAAGGGGCAGGGGATTCGGCTCTGACAATTCTCGCTCCCAGCAAAGGCGAGATCTTTATAACCAGTGCTGCTGCAGAACGGGTGCTGTCGAAACCCTTTAAGATTAGCCTGATTGCCATTTCGCTGAAGGAAGAAACCAATATCAACAAGTTTCGTTTCGGTTGGGCACCGCAGCTTGCCTCGTACGAGACGCCTGTCCAGTTCCAGCAAGCGTTTGAAGTGGAAGAGGCATTAGACCAGAGTTCAGCCGCGGCAAATGTTCGGCTTCAGTCCTTTGCCGCGACGGGTATTTCCATGTTGGTTGCGTTGCTGGTCGTGCTATGCACGCTGAGCATGGGAGTCAACGAACGTATCCGCCAATACGCGATTCTTCGGTCCCTTTCTTTTACACGCTTTCAGATCGCCCAGTTGATTGTATTAGAAGGTCTTTTCCTCGGCGGCCTTGGCTTACTAACCGGCCTTGCGATCAGTTGGGGCGTCCTATTAATTGTATCTAGTGCGGCTTCGCAAATGCTCGATCATGGCGTGATGCTGGGACGCTACAGCATCTTGCTCGCAATGGCGGCGACGCTAGGCGGGGCTGTACTCGCATCGCTGATACCTGCGTACAGGGCAATGCGTGTAAAACCCATCGACGCGATGGCTCCCTTCGTGGAAGTTTCTGGACAAAAATCGTTTTCGCGAGTCGGGCTCATGGTTGGGCTCGGTTTAATAGCCGTGAATCCAGTTTTGACTTTCCTCGTTCCTCCACCCTTCGAGGCCGAAATCCCAGTAATGATGACTGTTGGGTTCGTCTGTATGACAATCGGCTTTGTTTTGATTGCTCCCGCGATAGTTGTTGGAGTTGATCGGTCGCTCAGCCCTGGGCTGGCCCGCGTGATGAAAATCGATCGTAAGCTGCTGGCTTCGCAGATAACTAACCATTTGTGGCGAACGGTTGGGGCTTCAATTTCTCTGGCAGTCGGCGTTGGGCTTTTTATCGGAATTCAGGTTTGGGGATACACGATGCTGGAAGGGTTCATCCCGGGACCATGGACCCCCGATGCGCTTCTGCAATTCAATTCTGGCAGTCTTCTTCCCTCAGAAACGAGTGCTGTCGCGATTGTGCCAGGAATAGATCCAGAGCGAAGTTTTCCAATTGTCGTCGAGCAACCCCGCCTTAGTGAAGATCTGACCAACAGTGCAGAGCGTGCTTCGGTCATCCGTCAGGATAATATTGTCCTTGTCGGCATCGATGCGAAGAGAGCCTTCTCGGGAAGCGATCCATTTCTAAAGTTCGAGTGGGTGGAAGGTACGCCCGAAGAAGCAATTGGCAAACTGGCCTCCGGAAGAGGTTGCATCGTCCCTGATCACTTTCTGCGGGAGACGGGACTGAATCTCGGCGACTACTTCACATTAGTGCCGCCAGAGAACGCTGAGAAGGTTGTCTCTTATGAAATCGCAGGCGCCGTCAAGCTGCCAGGTTGGCATTGGCAGACCAAGCTGACAGGCTTCCGCACACGTACACATCGCGCCGCCGCACTGGTTTTTGCCAACTATGAACCGGTAGCGGAAGACTTTGACCTTTCGCAAGCGTCCCACCTCTGGTTCGATTTCACGTCGTTGGACGCCGACCCCCAAAAGATTCAAGAGCAGGCAAGTCAGCTTTACGCAAAAAGTAAAGAGATGAAGGACACCGGCGAGAACAATCGGGAAGAAGCTGACGTGCAAATTATCCCAGTCAATCAAATCAGGGAAAGAACGCGAGGAGCAGCTCGACGCTGGATTTGGTTGGTAAGCCAGGTCCCGCTTATCGCGTCGCTAATCGCTACTTTGGGTGTTCTCAATGTTTTCCTCGCGTCAGTTCGTGCACGCCGCTGGGAATTTGGTGTCTTAAGAGCCATCGGAATCACCAGCTCGACCATTATCCGTACTGTGTTGGCCGAAGGTCTTTTGATCGGCATATCGGCAGGTCTATTAAGTGTCAGTTTTGGCGTAATGTGTGGCTGGTGCGGATGCGGTATCGCGCAGTACATGAGCTTTTTTGGTGGTATGCATCCAGATCTTGTGATCCCGTGGGACGCCATCGCAATGGGGCTTATCGGGCTGGTCCTTCTTGCAACGCTCAGCGCTGCCTGGCCAGCCTATTCGATCGGGAAGACTCGTCCGCTTGTGTTGCTGCAAGAGGGCCGGAGTTCCATTTAACTGACCCTCGAACATCGTAGCTTGTTAACCATTGCATGGAATCTTATTGCCAGTCACTTTGTACAGACATTGATTCGGTAAAAACAAATTTATCGAATGGAATCGCTCTTGGTTGGGGGAAGTGCCTTGTGTCGTGCTTTTTCTAGTTGTCGATAGGTTGACGGCGAGACTCCCTTCAGCTTCAAGAATATGCGGTTAAAGTTTGAGAGATTCGAGAAGCCAGTGCGGTATGCGATCACACTAATCGGTTCAAGAGTTGTCTGTAAGAGTCGCGACGCATTCGAGATACGCACTTGGTTCACAAATTGGCTGAAACTAACGCCGGTGCATTTAGGAAAGTGTCGGCTGAAGGTGGCCTTGCTCATTTGAACTAAGTCGAGCACTTCCTGTAACTGGATATCGGTGTCGTAGTGTTCCATGATCCAGTTGACTGTCTTCTGCATCTCGACGTAGTTCACGATGCTTTGATGATTGTCGAAGCGGATAGTGGAAATCTGACGGGCTTGTTGCGTATGAATACTTGCTAGTGTTCCCAGCAATTGAATGAGCTGACCATGCGTTTCCAAGTGATTGGTGGGGATATTGGCGGCAAGGCCCCGTAAAATGCGTATCGATGCTTCACAGAATCGGGCGGGAATTTCGATGCCATTGGCAGCTCGCTCGACTAGCTTGACCATCTCGGTTCGACCGAGGTCCGTCAATGAATTCATGATTCGCGTATCACTGAACTGGACACACACGCCGGAAGAAGGGCCATGGAAGTCCCAGGAATGAGGAAGCCCCCGGCCTAACACGACTAAATCAGAATCGCCGGCGATCTCCTTGGTTTCATTCCCAACAACACGGACCCCATTGCCCGATTCCACCAAGGTAATTTCAACCTCGTAGTGCCAATGCCATTGGCCGCCGGTTCCTTGCATAGGCCTGAATTGGCCGATTTTCGCATCGAGCGTCTCGACCTGATTCACATCGGCATTCCAGCGCAGAATACGAAAGCATTCACTGGGTGGCAGGTCAATGGTTTCGTAGTTGATCGGCATGTGCTGCGGGTAAGAGAGGGGGTGACGCCACTTGCATTGGCTTAGGCGAGGATCTCTTGAATGACATTCCCGTGCACATCGGTCAGGCGACGTTCGAGTCCGTTGTAATAATACGTCAACCGCTCGTGGTCGAGTCCCAGCAGATGCAGGATCGTGGCATGGAAATCATGCACGTCGACGACGTTCTCCAGAGCCTTGTGGCCAAACTCGTCGGTCGCTCCAAAGGTGAAGGGGGCTTTCACGCCCGCCCCGGCCAGCCAGCATGTGAAGCCATCGGGATTGTGATCTCGACCGCTGGCGCCAAGCTGGAACGTCGGCATGCGTCCGAATTCTGTACACCAGACGACCAACGTATCCTCGAGTAGCCCACGCTGTTTCATGTCTTTCAGTAACGCGGCCGTCGGCTGATCGAGGACCGGGCCATGGACACTGTACTGCGATTCAAGTGACTTGTGTCCATCCCAGTTGCTCACTCCTTCGCCGCCTGTCTGGTAAGCACCATTGAAAAGCTGTACGAATCGCACGCCTTGCTCGACGAGCCTCCTGGCCAGAATGCAGTTTCGTGCGTAGGCGGCTTTCAATGTGTTCTGCGCGTCATCGGCACCGTACATCTTAAGCGTTTCTGCCGACTCAGTCGAAAGGTCACTCACTTCCGGTACCGTCATCTGCATGCGCGCGGCCAACTCGTAGCTTGAAATGCGCGCGGCCAATTCGGTATCGCCGGGAAACTGCTCGAGATGACGCTGATTTAAGTCATTAAGGAAGTTGCGTGTGGCTGTGTCGGTCTTTGCATTGATACCGGCAGGACGCTTTAAATTGCGAATCGGATTGTTGGCATTAAAGTCGGTGCCTTGATAGGCGGCAGGCAGAAAACCAGGCCCCCAGTTATTCACCGAGGCTTGTGGAGTACCCCGCGGATCAGGGATTGCGACATAGGCCGGCAAGTTTTGATTCTCACTTCCCAATGCATAAGTCGCCCAGGCGCCCATGCTGGGATACCCATCGAGCGTAAACCCGGTGGACATATAGTTCTCGCCCGGGCCGTGCGTGTTCGTTTTACCGGTAATGGAATGTAGAAAGCAAATGTCATCGGCCATCTCGCCCAAGTGGGGCACCAGGTCGGAAATCATTTTGCCCGACTGGCCGCATGGGCGAAACTTCCAGGGGCTTTTCGTAAGGTTGCCTTGTTGCCCCTGAAAGGTGACTAGTTTGTCAGCTCCCGGCATCGGTTGCCCGTGCCGTTTGAGAAGTTCCGGCTTGTAGTCGAACGTATCGAGGTGGCTGCATGCTCCGCTGCAAAAAATGACAATCACATTCTTGGCAGCGGCAGGCATGTGTGCGGGCCGCGCGGCGAAGGGGTGGCCTGCATCGATCTGCGGACGGATCGCCGACTTTCCTCCTACGGAGCGGGCATCCCCCGAACTTTCCCCCAGCAGTTTATCTTGGGCTAGCATCAAGGACAACGCGATGCTGCCCATACCAGTTGCCGTACTACTAAGGAACTTGCGGCGATCCAACATGTGGAGCCCCTGCGGCAGATTCGCAGCCTGATGGTTATTTTTGTGCGGTTTCATGGCCATCTCGTGCTGGGCTATTGGATAAACAGGAATTCGTTGCTATTGAGCAAGGCCCGGCAAAATGCGGTCAGTCCTTGCTGTTGGATAAATTCATGGCTTGTATCTTGCTCTTGCTGCGTCGGCGGTCGTCCGTAGCATAGCTCTATCGCCAGAGCGATTTGAGCCTCTGGTTGGGCGGCCTCATTTTTAAGCCGTTGCGCGAACAATTCGGCCTGCTGAAGCAGAAAGGGACTATTAAACAAGTTCAGCGCCTGCAGAGGTGTGGTCGACCGCGTTCGCTTGGCAATTGACGTTGCGGCATCGGGGCAATCGAATTGGCCGAAGACGGCATCCTTTTCCATACGCACTTTCGTCATGTAGACCATTCGCCGCCAGTCCTCCGGACCAAAGCTCTTCTTCGGGTGATAATGCCGAACGTTCTCGGCTTCGACTTGGAAGGCGCTGAATCCAGGGCCTCCCATGCTCAGGTCTAAGACACCAGATACGGCCAGAATCGAGTCACGTATGGGCTCTGCTTCCAATCGATGTGGCGGGTAACGCCATAAAAACTCTGTCCCTCCATCCACTTTTAAACCTGCCGAGTTGGGGCGACTCGACTGCTGGTAAGTAGCGGATTGCAAAATGAGCCGATGAATATACTTCAACGACCAATCGTTGCGTATCAATTCGGCCGCCAGCCAGTCCAATAGCCCTGGATGTGTCGGAGGAATTCCAGCAGCGCCAAAATCGCTAGGCGTATCGACTAGGCCCTTCCCGAAATGGAACTGCCAAAGCCTATTTACCATGACACGGGCTGTCAGAGGATTTTCCGGGGATGCGATCCACTGGGCCAGTTCTTTGCGTCGGTCCGCTTCCGAGCTATCGGCGGCCAACGGCAAACTCGTGAAGATCTCAGGCGCATTGGGGGGAACTTGCTCGCGTTTCTCCAACGGCTCGCCACGATACAGTCGATGCGTCGGACCTGGCTGCTTGTAGGTGCCAGAGTATACTCGATCGGGTTTGCTGGCAGATTTTAGCTGCGTTTGTACATGCTGAAGTTCGTCCAACCAAGCCTTCCCGGCGGCAGCCTGCTCTGCGGGCAAGTGGTCGAACCGATAGATCTTTTCCGCAGGCATGGTGGGCGCAGCTGTTGGCAAACGGTCGGACGAATGAGCGACCGTTCGCCACTGCATTCCGTCGAGCGAAGTCTCGATCCGGTAAAGGGTTGCCAGACGATCGGTGTACTTTCCCTCTTGGTCACGCGACCACTCAATGCGATCGATCATGTAGGTCTGGGGGAGTTCGATTTGCACCCAACCGGTTTTGCTATCGGCGATCCAGCTGAAATCATTCGAGTAACGGCCATCGTTGATGTGCTTCAGTTTGTGAATCGGGTGGCCTTTTAACGATCCTGAGG
Proteins encoded in this region:
- a CDS encoding PepSY-associated TM helix domain-containing protein, with the protein product MSGATAQPVRDKKRRAYWMRTMIQWHWISSALCLMGMLLFTITGITLNHPSEITVEPVVRTLSAEIPPDMLTSLSELSIDGNAPLPPELAGWLSAQFGKSIGSRTAEWSDEEIYLSMQGPGSDAWLAIDRTSGFVEYEHTNRGWVSYFNDLHKGRNTGTAWKWFIDLFAVATLIFCITGLFLLYFHARHRRMTWPLVTLGLILPLLLAMLFIH
- a CDS encoding DUF2271 domain-containing protein, with product MLSKLPLALVTLCFVLPVVHRATAAEMEVRVEIPRLNVSEYHRPYIAVWVQDGNRKVVSNLAVWYQQDSAGDEVGTKWLPDLRQWWRRTGRSLDLPVDGVSGATRPAGTHELEFSHSDKQLSTLKPGKYTLIVEAAREVGGRELLEIPFSWPKDKPFKEEVRGKEELGKVSLTLKP
- a CDS encoding ABC transporter ATP-binding protein, with the protein product MSSEKISQDEAIQTTPLRVDDLVKTFHQGTNLVKALNGVSLSVSKGEFTAIMGPSGCGKSTLLHVMAGLTRPESGAVWVEGEKLSSLSDARLTDFRRRRIGLVFQQFNLVAALTALENVMLPLMAEGGRGTAGAKDRAKQLLDRLGLGDRFGHRPDAMSGGEQQRVAIARALVADPAIILADEPTGSLDSGNGNAICSLLKELNQEEGRSIVMVTHEPAVAAWAGRVVVMKDGVVCSDWHAEQFPDAQSLAIRYQEIVSGQAAVGAV
- a CDS encoding ABC transporter ATP-binding protein; the protein is MNFSSQTSPPLVVERVVKKFRRAQTVVTALSGVDLTVRAGEFMVIMGASGSGKSTLLHAMAGLTDVDEGKVLVNGQDLSPLSDVQLTKFRGKEIGLVFQAFNLIPSLSAEENIRLPAPAGSDLAERVVQLLQRLNLQGRRLHKPGALSGGEQQRVAIARALICDPAIVLADEPTGSLDYDAGQHICQLLQELARDHGRTIIAVTHEPNVAMWADRVVVMRDGRNVDEFNPDGSRDPQKVAIQYQGLLRRPMESV
- a CDS encoding ABC transporter permease, with amino-acid sequence MNLTWKLFLAHARQQKVRFLLTAMAMISAIGVVLWVVSAYEAIASQFDEQTEDFAGNYTTFVVPKDADQRISQEIISAVSNHPAVESANPVIQFKMMFRRADPLPDGGSSPRRFWPSVVGTNSTGSRYPLLDGRWLDPNTETETVVSSGVADALSLKPGDAIQFRTESEEVVKLNVVGIVQQPEAEVEFAMTRTKGGAPGGVNRGPASLAAYVPRQLVSRLVGVADTANLLEVRLKPSKKADVLEETIASASPAVELLRTEDIRSKISSGFEAEGARKQAYFVTALSILASAFIIFTTLSMGVNERARQMAVLRAVGLRRSQVAWLVLAEALVLAMFGWVGGMAGGWFLLQILANATPDLFPNGIQLGMASVLLTGLCSFLGALLASVFPIWKATRISPLEAMAPTPIRPKNSRWYVGATLVSLLLIAVNPVLVYAVSMPERLRFVLILLLGAPATILGFALLAPLVVLGVERLCSPLIAVTMRLQLGLVKSQLSTNMWRTTGITASLMLGLGLYTATQVWGHSMLGGFLPGRWTPDTIVKFANGLPIEQFKQIAQVNGVNPERCIKIAVEQTKLVGDPLKAAERDSAVRQDNVSLIGIDCEKAFSGSDPLFHLTFLQGDQEEALAKLKEGRYCLVPDTFDRLAGLKVGDRITMIPPNRPKDPVEYTIAGIVSMPGSNWITKTTGLRRHFVRTAGIVFAPETEVREDFALPVLEYLWLDPESDVTGEQLQKNLMSLVAAGPSVQAEAREPGGIGPGRRVGGLGRDELQVTSLEDVRKSMRGRGGAAIAAMGWLPLITLLVVSLGIVNTMAASVRARRWEFGILRAVGLRRFGLVKLIVSEAIMIGLVASGLSLAFGILTGWTCLGLVRYVSNQWFEGVSTPLVVPWSSLVFGYVLTFVLCFLAAIWPAITSGRSEPLSLLQSGRAST